From Lolium perenne isolate Kyuss_39 chromosome 5, Kyuss_2.0, whole genome shotgun sequence, a single genomic window includes:
- the LOC127301971 gene encoding rhamnogalacturonan I rhamnosyltransferase 1, producing MGAGGKAAKARRAARVSLWVARASTTVLLWTCVVLLAAAFGERLAPSVLGGVWPGCLTQTLVIVQRPLLLPADERVAVHTAISTTAAANANAVALPPKRIYKNNGYLMVSCNGGLNQMRAAICDMVTVARYLNVTLIVPELDKTSFWADPSEFQDIFDVDYFIASLRDEVRILKELPPRLKKRVEMGYLRSMPPVSWSDISYYQNQILPIIKKYKVLHLNKTDARLANNDLPMEIQKLRCRVNFAALRFTPEIEELGRRVVRILRRNGPFVVLHLRYEMDMLAFSGCTHGCSHEEAEELTRMRYAYPWWKEKVIDSNAKRKEGLCPLTPEEIAMVLKALDIDPSYQIYIAAGEIYGGQRRMAALTSAYPNVVRKETLLPSGLRFFQNHSSQMAALDYMVSLESDVFIPTYDGNMAKVVEGHRRYLGFKKTVLLDRKLIVELVDQYKNGTLSWTDFSSSVKASHTSRMGAPSRRQVIPDKPKEEDYFYANPYECLHQPDELSVL from the exons ATGGGCGCCGGCGGGAAGGCCGCGAAGGCGCGGCGGGCGGCGCGGGTGAGCCTCTGGGTGGCGCGCGCGAGCACCACCGTGCTGCTCTGGACCTGCGTGGTGCTCCTCGCGGCCGCCTTCGGGGAGCGCCTGGCGCCCAGCGTGCTGGGCGGGGTCTGGCCCGGCTGCCTCACGCAGACGCTCGTCATCGTGCAGCGCCCGCTGCTGCTGCCCGCCGACGAGAGGGTCGCCGTCCACACCGCaatctccaccaccgccgccgccaacgccAACGCAGTCGCGCTGCCGCCCAAGA GAATCTACAAGAACAATGGCTATCTCATGGTCTCCTGCAACGGGGGTCTTAACCAGATGCGAGCCGCT ATATGTGATATGGTGACGGTTGCGAGATACTTGAATGTCACCCTCATCGTGCCGGAGTTGGATAAAACCTCATTTTGGGCTGATCCTAG CGAGTTCCAGGATATATTTGATGTGGACTACTTCATAGCGTCATTGAGAGACGAGGTTCGGATACTGAAAGAGCTGCCTCCAAGGCTGAAAAAAAGAGTTGAAATGGGATATCTTCGCTCCATGCCTCCCGTCAGTTGGTCTGATATATCCTATTACCAGAATCAG ATTCTGCCAATAATAAAGAAGTACAAGGTCCTTCATCTGAATAAGACAGATGCCCGGCTTGCAAATAATGACCTGCCCATGGAGATTCAGAAACTGAGGTGCCGCGTCAATTTTGCTGCATTGAGATTTACCCCTGAAATAGAGGAGCTGGGCAGACGCGTGGTTCGAATTCTTCGCCGGAATGGACCCTTTGTGGTTCTTCACTTGCGGTATGAGATGGACATGCTTGCTTTCTCTGGATGTACGCATGGTTGCAGCCACGAGGAGGCTGAGGAGCTCACAAGAATGAG ATATGCTTACCCATGGTGGAAAGAGAAAGTGATCGACTCCAATGCGAAGAGGAAAGAAGGCCTCTGTCCATTAACACCGGAGGAGATTGCAATGGTATTAAAGGCACTCGACATTGATCCCAGTTATCAAATATACATTGCTGCTGGTGAAATATATGGTGGACAAAGAAGAATGGCTGCACTGACCTCAGCCTATCCCAATGTG GTAAGGAAGGAGACATTACTGCCTTCCGGTCTCAGGTTTTTCCAGAACCATTCTTCCCAGATGGCAGCATTGGATTATATGGTGTCCTTGGAGAGTGATGTTTTCATCCCCACTTATGATGGTAACATGGCAAAAGTTGTTGAAGGCCATCGCAG ATACCTGGGGTTCAAGAAGACGGTGCTGTTAGATCGGAAGCTTATAGTTGAGCTCGTTGATCAGTACAAAAATGGCACACTGAGCTGGACTGATTTCTCCTCCTCTGTGAAGGCATCGCATACCAGCCGCATGGGTGCACCATCCAGGAGGCAGGTGATTCCTGACAAGCCCAAGGAAGAGGACTACTTCTATGCCAACCCTTATGAGTGTTTGCACCAACCAGATGAGCTATCAGTATTGTGA
- the LOC127301972 gene encoding uncharacterized protein: MLRRRHYPLPALLRLFSASCRRRSGLPSHPCPPNTELPPPPPVAKKVPFTVSAHGRSWSDPFHWMRDTSDPDLAALLAAENAYADAFVSSAGGGGLRARLAAEMRARLPPSVASPPQPWGPWSYYQYVPDGMEYPILARKLRPSGGLAGSLLSYLSDWDKEEVLLDWNEIAEKFGYVHIGSCRTSPDHRFLAYTLDTSGGELFSLEVKDLQSKRVIFSSPHKGIVSLAWSHDSENLFYTVCDDTLRPNQVFCKKMQSDEADFLVFTENDVNCCVDITSTKDFKYITVNSNTRTSSEVYVMESGNVKEGLWPVKKRTNKVQYFLEHHSGFFYILTNAPLEDIETSAEGYYLARCRAEKALMDRWQVVALPGSDCIFQDMDIFHEHLVLFLRKDGLPLFCSIDLPVKVDFQEPKELGNLTPWFFPTPSNLCSILPGANNDYMSSTYRLVVSSPVIPDLTVDYDMRKKTFTILHQEEVTGLSSSLCTSGLQSNVSSIQQSLQLIEDSQSWSDLSKLLTCERVQVISHDGVSIPLVILYSREAHIHGESPGILFGYGAYGEDLDKSWCSDRLSLLARGWILAFADVRGGGDPSWHLAGSKTNKINSIQDFAACGMHLIKEGFVHESRLCAVGCSAGGLLVGAAINMMPNLFSAAVLKVPFLDICNTMLDSTLPLTILDYEEFGDPNIPAEFDAIRSYSPYENLSPGICYPPMLVTASFNDTRVGVWEAAKWVSKVRDITCPSCSQSVVLKTNMQSGHFGEGGRFMSCEETAFEYAFLMKALGMDDIAAK; encoded by the exons ATGCTCCGCCGGCGGCACTACCCCCTCCCGGCGCTCCTCCGCCTCTTCTCCGcctcctgccgccgccgctccggcctCCCTTCGCATCCGTGTCCTCCGAACACCGAACTCCCCCCACCGCCGCCTGTGGCGAAGAAGGTCCCCTTCACCGTGTCGGCGCATGGGAGGTCGTGGAGCGACCCCTTCCACTGGATGCGCGACACCTCCGACCCCGACCTGGCCGCCCTCCTCGCCGCCGAGAACGCCTACGCGGATGCCTTCGTATCCTCGGCCGGCGGCGGAGGACTCCGCGCTCGCCTCGCGGCGGAGATGCGCGCCCGGTTGCCCCCTTCCGTTGCCTCCCCGCCTCAGCCCTGGGGCCCTTG GTCATATTACCAGTATGTTCCAGATGGAATGGAGTACCCAATTTTGGCCAGAAAGTTGAGGCCCTCTGGTGGTTTAGCGGGAAGTCTCCTTAGTTATCTTTCTGATTGGGACAAGGAAGAAGTGCTGCTTGACTGGAATGAGATTGCAGAGAAGTTTG GTTATGTGCACATTGGGAGTTGCCGAACCTCTCCTGATCATAGGTTTCTTGCATATACTCTTGATACATCTGGGGGTGAACTATTTTCCCTGGAAGTGAAAGATCTTCAGTCTAAGCGTGTCATTTTTAGTTCACCACACAAGGGAATAGTCAGTTTAGCATGGTCTCACGACAGTGAAAATCTATTCTATACTGTATGTGATGATACTCTACGTCCCAATCA GGTATTCTGTAAAAAGATGCAGTCAGATGAGGCAGATTTTTTAGTTTTTACGGAGAACGATGTGAACTGTTGCGTTGATATCACAAGCACAAAAGATTTCAAGTATATTACTGTCAATTCTAATACGAGGACATCATCTG AGGTTTATGTGATGGAATCTGGTAATGTAAAAGAAGGCTTATGGCCTGTAAAGAAACGTACTAACAAAGTGCAGTACTTTTTGGAGCATCATAGTGGATTTTTCTACATTCTTACTAATGCCCCTTTGGAAGATATTGAAACTTCAGCTGAAGGCTACTACCTGGCCAGGTGTAGAGCTGAAAAAGCACTGATGGATAGGTGGCAG GTTGTGGCACTCCCTGGGTCGGACTGCATCTTTCAGGATATGGATATTTTTCATGAACATTTAGTTCTCTTTCTACGAAAAGATGGGCTTCCTCTGTTTTGCTCCATTGATCTGCCAGTTAAGGTTGACTTCCAG GAGCCAAAGGAACTGGGTAATCTCACTCCATGGTTTTTCCCAACACCTTCAAATTTATGCAGCATTCTTCCTGGAGCCAACAATGATTACATGTCATCTACTTATCGCCTGGTGGTGTCATCGCCAGTG ATTCCAGACTTAACTGTGGACTATGACATGCGAAAGAAGACATTTACCATCCTTCATCAAGAGGAAGTGACTGGCCTTTCTTCAAGTCTATGCACATCAGGATTGCAGTCCAATGTTTCGAGTATCCAACAAAGTCTGCAACTTATTGAAGATTCACAAAGTTGGAGTGATCTTTCCAAGTTATTAACTTGTGAGAGGGTCCAAGTTATTTCACATGATGGTGTCTCGATACCTTTGGTGATCCTGTATTCACGGGAAGCACATATTCATGGAGAATCACCTGGGATCTTATTTGGATATGGAGCTTACGGAGAAGATCTGGATAAAAGCTGGTGTTCTGATAGGCTAAGTCTACTTGCTCGAGGATGGATTCTTGCATTTGCAGATGTTAG GGGCGGAGGGGATCCATCATGGCATCTGGCAGGCTCCAAAACCAACAAAATAAATTCAATTCAAGATTTTGCTGCATGTGGTATGCATCTTATCAAGGAAGGTTTTGTACACGAAAGTCGTCTTTGTGCAGTAGGGTGCAGTGCTGGTGGTTTGCTGGTTGGCGCGGCTATTAATATGATGCCAAATTTATTCTCTGCTGCAGTTCTTAAG GTCCCTTTTCTTGATATCTGCAATACAATGTTGGATTCAACTTTACCTCTCACCATCTTGGACTACGAAGAATTTGGTGACCCTAATATCCCAGCTGAGTTTGATGCAATCCGCAGTTATTCTCCTTATGAAAATTTATCTCCTGGAATATGTTACCCCCCAATGCTGGTGACCGCCTCATTTAATGATACAAG GGTAGGAGTCTGGGAAGCTGCTAAGTGGGTTTCAAAAGTGAGAGACATCACATGCCCATCCTGTTCGCAGTCTGTTGTTCTCAAAACCAATATGCAGAGTGGTCATTTTGGTGAGGGTGGACGCTTCATGAGCTGCGAGGAGACAGCCTTTGAGTATGCATTTCTAATGAAGGCATTGGGGATGGATGACATAGCTGCAAAGTAA
- the LOC127301973 gene encoding dof zinc finger protein MNB1A, with amino-acid sequence MKETGQRPFAGVDLRRPKGYPAAPADVEVHGDDPCPRCESRDTKFCYYNNYNTSQPRHYCRSCRRYWTKGGSLRNVPVGGGSRKTASSSSSSSSAAAASPRRAKNSKRRRVALASPELQTEPGTTDPAGAAEKEAMAGTVGDPATAVDAARAEATATGTVDHPAIAVDPATTETATTEDGVTADDHAAPWATDGGLTDHPSAADAGEKEVSPFEWPSGCDLGSYWAPGVFADTDPVLFLNLP; translated from the coding sequence ATGAAGGAGACCGGGCAGCGGCCGTTCGccggcgtggacctccgccggcccAAGGGCTACCCGGCCGCGCCGGCGGACGTGGAGGTCCATGGCGACGACCCGTGCCCGCGGTGCGAGTCGCGGGACACCAAGTTCTGCtactacaacaactacaacaccTCCCAGCCGCGCCACTACTGCAGGTCCTGCCGCCGCTACTGGACCAAGGGCGGCTCCCTCCGCAACGTCCCCGTCGGCGGCGGCTCGCGCAAGACCGCctcctcatcgtcatcgtcgtcttcggcggcggcggcgagccccAGGCGCGCCAAGAACTCCAAGCGCCGCCGCGTCGCGCTGGCATCCCCGGAGCTCCAGACAGAGCCCGGCACCACCGACCCCGCGGGCGCAGCAGAGAAGGAAGCTATGGCCGGCACCGTCGGCGATCCCGCCACCGCCGTGGACGCAGCACGAGCGGAGGCCACGGCAACCGGCACCGTCGAccatccggccatcgccgtggacCCAGCGACGACGGAAACCGCAACCACCGAGGACGGCGTCACAGCTGACGATCATGCCGCGCCCTGGGCGACGGACGGGGGTTTAACTGATCACCCGTCGGCCGCGGATGCCGGCGAGAAAGAGGTGAGCCCGTTCGAGTGGCCGTCGGGCTGCGACCTGGGGTCCTACTGGGCGCCCGGCGTGTTCGCCGACACCGACCCGGTGCTGTTCCTTAACCTGCCGTGA